From a region of the Eulemur rufifrons isolate Redbay chromosome 7, OSU_ERuf_1, whole genome shotgun sequence genome:
- the AMBP gene encoding protein AMBP isoform X2, whose amino-acid sequence MRSPRALLLLLAACLAVRADPAPLPDDIQVQENFDVSRMYGKWYNLAVGSTCPWLKKIKDRLSISTLVLGEGATEAEVSMTSTQWRKGVCEEISGAYEKTSTEGKFLYHKPQWGATMESYVAHTNYDEYAIFLTKKFSRRHGPSISAKLYGRERQLRDSLLQDFRAVARGVGIPDDSIFIMADRGECVPGEQREPEPTPLSRARRAVLPQEDEGSGAGQQLINTIKKEDSCQLAYSAGPCMGMTNRYFYNGTSMACEVFQYGGCMGNANNFVSEKECLQTCRTIAACNLPIVRGPCLAFHHLWAFDAVQGKCVQFIYGGCHGNGNKFYSEKECNEYCGVPGDGDEDLLRIPS is encoded by the exons ATGCGGagccccagggccctgctcctgctgctggcCGCCTGCCTGGCCGTGCGTGCCGACCCCGCACCGCTGCCCGACGACATCCAAGTGCAGGAAAACTTCGATGTCTCTCGG ATGTACGGGAAATGGTACAACCTGGCCGTGGGCTCCACCTGCCCGTGGCTGAAGAAGATCAAGGACCGGCTGAGCATAAGCACGCTGGTGCTGGGAGAGGGGGCGACGGAGGCGGAGGTCAGCATGACCAGCACTCAGTGGCG gaaaGGTGTCTGTGAGGAGATCTCCGGGGCTTATGAGAAAACAAGCACCGAGGGGAAGTTTCTCTATCACAAGCCCC AATGGGGTGCAACCATGGAGTCCTACGTGGCCCACACCAACTATGATGAGTATGCCATCTTTCTGACCAAGAAATTCAGCCGCCGCCACGGGCCCTCCATCTCTGCCAAGCTCTATG GGCGGGAGCGGCAGCTGAGGGACAGCCTCCTGCAGGACTTCAGAGCGGTCGCCCGGGGTGTGGGCATCCCTGACGACTCCATCTTCATCATGGCCGACAGAG GTGAATGTGTGCCTGGAGAGCAGCGGGAACCAGAGCCCACCCCACTCTCG AGGGCCCGGCGGGCTGTGCTACCTCAGGAAGATGAAGGATCCGGGGCTGGGCAACAACTAATTAATACCATCAAGAAAGAAG ATTCCTGCCAGCTGGCCTACTCGGCAGGTCCCTGCATGGGAATGACCAACAGGTATTTCTACAACGGCACGTCCATGGCCTGTGAGGTCTTCCAGTATGGCGGCTGCATGGGCAATGCCAACAACTTCGTCTCAGAGAAGGAGTGTCTGCAGACCTGCCGAACCATAG cggcctgcaatcttcccatagTCCGTGGTCCCTGCCTCGCTTTCCACCACCTCTGGGCATTTGATGCTGTCCAGGGGAAGTGCGTCCAGTTCATCTATGGGGGCTGCCATGGCAACGGCAACAAGTTCTACTCAGAGAAGGAGTGCAATGAGTACTGCGGTGTCCCTGGTGATG GGGACGAGGACCTGCTGCGTATCCCCAGCTGA
- the AMBP gene encoding protein AMBP isoform X1: protein MRSPRALLLLLAACLAVRADPAPLPDDIQVQENFDVSRMYGKWYNLAVGSTCPWLKKIKDRLSISTLVLGEGATEAEVSMTSTQWRKGVCEEISGAYEKTSTEGKFLYHKPQWGATMESYVAHTNYDEYAIFLTKKFSRRHGPSISAKLYGRERQLRDSLLQDFRAVARGVGIPDDSIFIMADRGECVPGEQREPEPTPLSRARRAVLPQEDEGSGAGQQLINTIKKEDSCQLAYSAGPCMGMTNRYFYNGTSMACEVFQYGGCMGNANNFVSEKECLQTCRTIAACNLPIVRGPCLAFHHLWAFDAVQGKCVQFIYGGCHGNGNKFYSEKECNEYCGVPGDDYTGPGMESVLN from the exons ATGCGGagccccagggccctgctcctgctgctggcCGCCTGCCTGGCCGTGCGTGCCGACCCCGCACCGCTGCCCGACGACATCCAAGTGCAGGAAAACTTCGATGTCTCTCGG ATGTACGGGAAATGGTACAACCTGGCCGTGGGCTCCACCTGCCCGTGGCTGAAGAAGATCAAGGACCGGCTGAGCATAAGCACGCTGGTGCTGGGAGAGGGGGCGACGGAGGCGGAGGTCAGCATGACCAGCACTCAGTGGCG gaaaGGTGTCTGTGAGGAGATCTCCGGGGCTTATGAGAAAACAAGCACCGAGGGGAAGTTTCTCTATCACAAGCCCC AATGGGGTGCAACCATGGAGTCCTACGTGGCCCACACCAACTATGATGAGTATGCCATCTTTCTGACCAAGAAATTCAGCCGCCGCCACGGGCCCTCCATCTCTGCCAAGCTCTATG GGCGGGAGCGGCAGCTGAGGGACAGCCTCCTGCAGGACTTCAGAGCGGTCGCCCGGGGTGTGGGCATCCCTGACGACTCCATCTTCATCATGGCCGACAGAG GTGAATGTGTGCCTGGAGAGCAGCGGGAACCAGAGCCCACCCCACTCTCG AGGGCCCGGCGGGCTGTGCTACCTCAGGAAGATGAAGGATCCGGGGCTGGGCAACAACTAATTAATACCATCAAGAAAGAAG ATTCCTGCCAGCTGGCCTACTCGGCAGGTCCCTGCATGGGAATGACCAACAGGTATTTCTACAACGGCACGTCCATGGCCTGTGAGGTCTTCCAGTATGGCGGCTGCATGGGCAATGCCAACAACTTCGTCTCAGAGAAGGAGTGTCTGCAGACCTGCCGAACCATAG cggcctgcaatcttcccatagTCCGTGGTCCCTGCCTCGCTTTCCACCACCTCTGGGCATTTGATGCTGTCCAGGGGAAGTGCGTCCAGTTCATCTATGGGGGCTGCCATGGCAACGGCAACAAGTTCTACTCAGAGAAGGAGTGCAATGAGTACTGCGGTGTCCCTGGTGATG ACTACACAGGACCTGGCATGGAGTCAGTACTCAACTAA